The following DNA comes from Bacteroides sp..
ACAGGCAAAAAAAATACAGCAACTGGTTTCAATTCATTGTCTAACAATACCTCCGGAGAGAATAATGTTGCAACGGGCGAGGGAGCTCTGTATTCTAACACAATCGGAAATAACAACACAGCCCTGGGCCAGTATGCCCTCCCAAATAATATCGGGGGTCATGGAAATACCTCGGTTGGGCAGCATACAATGGCCTTTAATTCTTCCGGAAGTTACAATACCGCCCTGGGGAACTATGCCCTTAACAATAACACGACAGCCTACGCCAATGTGGCCATTGGAGCCAAGGCCCTGTTTCAAAACACCGACCGGAGCAACCTGGTCGCCGTTGGGGATAGTGCTTTGTATAATAATGGCTTGGGGGCAAGTGCACTCCATCATGGACTAGGCAATACCGCGATTGGTTCCAAATCGCTATTCTCAAACACCATTGGTGATGAAAACACGGCTTGCGGAAACTTTTCAATGTATTATAACCAGGATGGTGTAAATAATTCCGCTTTGGGAGGTTATGCATTGTACAACAACTTGAGTGGAAATAATAATACGGCCATGGGTTATGAAGCCTTAATGGTTAATGCTTCAGGTTCCGGAAATACTGCTATTGGCGGAGGTTCCCTTAGTCATAATAAATCTGATAGTAACACGGCCATAGGTTATCATTCGGGGAATGCAGGCATTATCACCCAATTTTTAAACAATGTTAATAATACTTTCATCGGGGCAAATACTGGTTATTCCGATGGGAACATTGCCAACAGCACGGCTTTGGGAGCCAATGTCATGCTGACGCATTCCAATACGGTGATCCTTGGCAATAATGCCAATATAGGTATTGGCACCACCACCCCGGAAGGAATGCTTGAAATAAAAGGCAATTCCGTAGATAATTTTCCTCATGTATTCCTCACTGAAACGGATGGATTTTCCAGGATATCCTTCCGAACCTTGCTGGCTCCTGAAAAACACTGGGTTATTGCAGCCACGACACAAGAATCCAATTCCTTGTCGCAATACCATATCAATTTCAACAATGGCATTGAAGGGAAAAACATGTTTAGTATCTATGGGGACTCCCGTTTATATCTGCATGGTGAAGTCGGAATTACCGGTGGACTAAATGTAAGTGGTGAAATAGGGATAGGGGGAATGGTTGGAATTGGCACTACAGCCCCAAACCGTTTATTGCACGTTTTTGGCGAGGCAAACCCCAGGATCCTGGTGGAATCCCCTGCACAGGCTCCCGAATTAAACTTGAAACGGGGAAGCACCCTGCATTCCATGTATGTCAATGGAAATCAGGACCTGGTGTTCAGTTGTACCAGCGACAGAATGGTAATAACCGATAATGGGATGGTCGGCATTGGCACTATCAACCCGACCCGGCCCCTGCATATCTTTGGGGAGGCAAACCCCAGGATCTTGGTGGAATCGCCTGCCCAGGCTCCCGAATTAAACCTGAAACGGGGAAGCACCGTGCATGCCCTATATGTCAATGGCAATGACGACCTGGTGTTCTATTGCCTGGGCGACAGAATGTCCCTAACCAATGATGGAAATGTTGGAATCGGCACCACAGCACCCAATTACAAGCTGGATGTCAGGGGAACCATCGGGAATAGCACTACCCTTTATCACAGCGACCGCCGCTGGAAAACCCGCATACAACCCATTCCTTACGGGCTGAATGCCTTGATACAGCTGCAGGGAGTCAGCTACGTGTGGAAGCAGGAGGAATTCCCCCAGATGGGTTTTGAAGAAGGCATCCAGTTCGGTTTCATTGCCCAGGACCTGGAGCAGGTCATTCCCGAACTGGTAAAAACCGATGCTGAGGGTTACAAGTCCATTGATTACGTGAAACTCCTTCCCGTGATGGCAGAGGCCATCAAGGAACTGAAAGCCGAAAACGATCGGCTCCGGGCCGAAAACGATACCCTCAAAAACAACGATCAACAGCTCAATGCCCGCCTCGAACGCCTCGAAAAGGCACTGGAGAG
Coding sequences within:
- a CDS encoding tail fiber domain-containing protein, giving the protein MKTPILFALALVWGTGILAQELVREDENDKTAKAVPTTIDFQGRLHLENGNPVSATLDMTFSLYDVPSGGVALWTETQTVQVSEGLFQVKLGEINPLHIDHFAGSPGRWLGMQIGTEPEMSPRTQFSSVGYALQAPEGDPTWVGDPIPSEPVGRTGNVGIGTENPQAKLEVAEGDALINDLTIGKGGGGHLENTALGNSALSLNESGLYNTAMGNASLLNNLSGIKNSAFGYHALFSNTSGHDNTAIGTQALSSNSTGKKNTATGFNSLSNNTSGENNVATGEGALYSNTIGNNNTALGQYALPNNIGGHGNTSVGQHTMAFNSSGSYNTALGNYALNNNTTAYANVAIGAKALFQNTDRSNLVAVGDSALYNNGLGASALHHGLGNTAIGSKSLFSNTIGDENTACGNFSMYYNQDGVNNSALGGYALYNNLSGNNNTAMGYEALMVNASGSGNTAIGGGSLSHNKSDSNTAIGYHSGNAGIITQFLNNVNNTFIGANTGYSDGNIANSTALGANVMLTHSNTVILGNNANIGIGTTTPEGMLEIKGNSVDNFPHVFLTETDGFSRISFRTLLAPEKHWVIAATTQESNSLSQYHINFNNGIEGKNMFSIYGDSRLYLHGEVGITGGLNVSGEIGIGGMVGIGTTAPNRLLHVFGEANPRILVESPAQAPELNLKRGSTLHSMYVNGNQDLVFSCTSDRMVITDNGMVGIGTINPTRPLHIFGEANPRILVESPAQAPELNLKRGSTVHALYVNGNDDLVFYCLGDRMSLTNDGNVGIGTTAPNYKLDVRGTIGNSTTLYHSDRRWKTRIQPIPYGLNALIQLQGVSYVWKQEEFPQMGFEEGIQFGFIAQDLEQVIPELVKTDAEGYKSIDYVKLLPVMAEAIKELKAENDRLRAENDTLKNNDQQLNARLERLEKALESLSER